Proteins encoded in a region of the Orcinus orca chromosome X, mOrcOrc1.1, whole genome shotgun sequence genome:
- the LOC101271411 gene encoding melanoma-associated antigen B4-like encodes MPRRRRNKRHGRKKRHQARGETQSLKGAQATEEVAEAAAEEIQESPSSPASVSRDTSPSSPAAGTHQEPQGAPATTSRDEGVSCPGSEEGAQSQDEKSAGTSQAAPSVRSSCRDPLRRKSTMFVEFLLEKYITKEPILQAALLKTLNKKYKKHFPQILSRASNIMEAVFGLELKEVDPSSHSYALISKMALPSDATLSDEFRMPTSGLLMTVLGAIFMKGNRATEEELWKFLNALGYHAGRRHLIFGDPGRLISKDFVQQKYLTYRQVPNSDPPRYEFLWGPRAHSETSKMKVLEFLAKIIGTIPSALPDLYEEALKDEEERAAARAAAVAEGRAPSRAKARSSSHM; translated from the coding sequence ATGCCTCGGCGCCGGAGGAACAAGCGCCATGGCCGCAAGAAACGCCACCAGGCCCGGGgggagactcagagtctcaaggGTGCCCAGGCCACTGAGGAGGTGGCGGAGGCGGCGGCAGAAGAGATACAAGAGTCGCCGTCTTCCCCCGCTTCTGTTTCTCGGGATACTTCCCCGAGCTCCCCTGCTGCTGGCACTCACCAGGAGCCTCAGGGAGCCCCAGCCACTACCTCTCGTGATGAAGGAGTTTCATGCCCAGGATCTGAAGAGGGTGCCCAGAGCCAAGATGAGAAAAGTGCAGGTACCTCCCAGGCAGCACCTTCCGTTCGCAGCAGTTGCAGAGATCCTCTGAGAAGGAAGTCCACAATGTTCGTGGAGTTCCTGCTGGAGAAGTACATAACGAAGGAGCCCATCCTGCAGGCAGCACTGCTGAAGACTCTCAACAAGAAGTACAAGAAGCACTTCCCTCAGATCCTCAGCAGAGCCTCTAATATCATGGAGGCTGTCTTTGGCCTCGAGCTGAAGGAAGTCGACCCCAGCAGTCACTCCTACGCCCTCATCAGCAAGATGGCCCTCCCCAGCGACGCAACTCTGAGTGATGAGTTCAGGATGCCCACGTCCGGCCTCCTGATGACTGTCCTGGGCGCGATCTTCATGAAGGGCAACCGTGCCACCGAAGAGGAGCTCTGGAAATTCCTCAATGCGTTGGGTTACCATGCTGGGAGGAGGCACTTGATCTTCGGGGATCCCGGGAGGCTCATCAGCAAAGATTTCGTGCAGCAGAAGTACCTGACGTACCGCCAGGTGCCCAACAGCGATCCTCCGCGCTATGAGTTCCTGTGGGGCCCGAGAGCCCACTCTGAAACCAGCAAGATGAAAGTGCTGGAGTTTTTGGCCAAGATCATCGGTACCATCCCCAGTGCCTTACCAGATCTCTATGAGGAGGCTCtgaaagatgaggaagagagagCCGCGGCCAGGGCTGCAGCTGTTGCTGAGGGCAGAGCCCCTTCCAGGGCCAAGGCCCGCAGCTCCTCCCACATGTAG
- the LOC101271657 gene encoding LOW QUALITY PROTEIN: melanoma-associated antigen B5 (The sequence of the model RefSeq protein was modified relative to this genomic sequence to represent the inferred CDS: inserted 2 bases in 2 codons; substituted 1 base at 1 genomic stop codon) codes for MPRGQKSKLGTSEKRHQAQDDSQSHRRVQATAVIEEPPSSSSPVLEDNPQSSSATGSNSTSQGSSKAPSTTITSSSTFDTRSDEDDNSQDEEHPCSSDVSPSTESTYSDTLTSQMDLLEQFLLYKYXMKQPIMKEDMLKIVSQKYQDRFAEILKKASERTEAVFVVDLKEVDSTIHSYDLVSKLKLPNNGRVSAGRGLPKTSLLMTVLGVIFMNGNCATEEDIWKFLNMMXVYAGRKHFIYREPRKLITKDLVRLKYLEYRQVPNSDPPRCEFLWGPKAHTETSKMKILEFLAKVSDMVPSAFSSRYEEAFQDEEERDRAKIAARPGNTVTSXACSMATSSSFSHPY; via the exons ATGCCTCGGGGTCAGAAGAGTAAGCTTGGCACCAGTGAGAAACGCCACCAGGCCCAAGATGACTCCCAGAGTCACAGGAGAGTTCAGGCCACTGCAGTAATAGAAGaacccccctcctcctcttctcctgttTTGGAAGATAATCCCCAGAGTTCATCAGCTACTGGGTCAAATAGCACTTCTCAGGGGTCTTCAAAAGCCCCATCTACTACCATCACTTCTTCAAGTACTTTTGACACAAGGTCTGATGAGGATGATAACAGTCAAGATGAGGAACATCCATGTTCCTCTGATGTCTCACCTTCTACTGAGAGCACATACAGTGATACTCTAACTAGTCAGATGGATTTGTTAGAGCAGTTCCTTCTGTACAAAT AAATGAAGCAGCCCATTATGAAGGAAGACATGCTGAAGATTGTCAGCCAAAAGTACCAAGACCGATTTGCTGAGATTCTCAAGAAAGCCTCTGAACGCACTGAGGCTGTCTTTGTGGTTGACTTGAAGGAAGTCGACTCAACCATCCACTCATATGACCTTGTCAGCAAACTGAAACTCCCCAACAATGGGAGGGTGAGTGCTGGTAGGGGGTTACCTAAGACCAGTCTCTTGATGACAGTCTTGGGTGTGATCTTCATGAACGGCAACTGTGCCACTGAGGAAGACATCTGGAAATTCCTGAATATGATGTGAGTATATGCTGGGAGGAAGCACTTCATCTATAGGGAGCCCAGGAAGCTCATCACCAAAGATTTAGTGAGGCTTAAGTACCTGGAGTACCGCCAGGTGCCTAACAGTGATCCTCCGCGCTGTGAGTTCCTGTGGGGCCCAAAAGCCCATACTGAAACCAGCAAAATGAAAATCTTGGAATTTTTGGCAAAGGTCAGCGATATGGTTCCCAGTGCCTTCTCATCACGATATGAAGAAGCTTTTCaagatgaggaagagagagatcgAGCCAAAATTGCAGCCAGGCCTGGAAATACTGTCACTT AGGCATGTTCCATGGCCACGTCCAGCAGCTTCTCCCACCCTTACTGA